One segment of Niabella beijingensis DNA contains the following:
- a CDS encoding DUF4998 domain-containing protein, which produces MNKKLLIPFLLLLLIVVSCSKMYDNIEKYAGETVYPGKFDTLIGRVGFERIELDFMKDRSRIPASQMKLGKATKSVFEYDGKTVTVDTLTSWISITGLSESKLYRIKAYTIDDNGNKSIPQEIALIPYTEGEKENLTISPPKITATPDAAALSWPGGLSSFLLDYYGLKYSYKDKTGVLHQGTLNEKSNIVMQGLKSGEINPIDISFKVIPKMNGIPILDTVWLDEKIEVSVPATADPYYGQEQSLGAILTANKENGGGPEGNEGSTKVMDFDPRTKFLIGGYASDFWIQQELFAPSVVNAYLLSTGDDAPGRDPKSWRLEASQNGTQWTVLDTQTNQLFSQRTTAYIYTINNSTAYKFYRLAITENNGNDLFQLGEWRLLLK; this is translated from the coding sequence ATGAACAAGAAATTACTTATACCCTTTTTATTGCTTTTGCTCATCGTCGTGTCCTGCAGCAAAATGTACGACAATATAGAAAAGTATGCAGGAGAAACCGTGTATCCCGGGAAATTTGACACCCTGATCGGTCGTGTCGGCTTTGAACGTATTGAGCTGGATTTTATGAAAGACCGCAGCCGCATACCGGCAAGCCAGATGAAGCTGGGTAAAGCGACCAAGTCGGTTTTTGAATACGACGGGAAAACGGTAACAGTTGATACACTCACGTCCTGGATTAGTATAACAGGCCTTTCCGAGTCGAAACTTTACAGGATCAAAGCTTATACAATTGATGACAACGGCAATAAATCGATACCTCAGGAGATCGCTTTAATCCCTTATACAGAAGGTGAGAAAGAAAATTTAACCATATCGCCTCCAAAGATTACAGCAACACCCGATGCTGCTGCGTTGAGCTGGCCGGGCGGCTTATCATCATTTTTGCTTGATTATTATGGCCTCAAATATTCCTATAAAGATAAAACAGGTGTGCTGCATCAGGGAACACTGAATGAGAAATCCAATATCGTTATGCAGGGTTTAAAATCCGGGGAGATCAACCCCATCGATATCAGTTTTAAGGTCATCCCAAAAATGAACGGCATTCCGATACTTGATACAGTATGGCTGGATGAAAAAATAGAAGTGAGTGTGCCGGCCACTGCCGATCCCTATTACGGACAGGAACAGTCCCTGGGAGCGATACTCACTGCAAATAAGGAAAATGGGGGAGGACCTGAAGGAAATGAAGGATCTACCAAGGTCATGGACTTTGATCCGCGGACCAAGTTTCTTATTGGTGGATATGCTTCCGATTTTTGGATACAACAGGAGCTTTTTGCACCCTCTGTGGTTAATGCCTACTTATTGTCTACAGGTGATGATGCGCCGGGCCGGGATCCCAAGTCGTGGCGTTTGGAGGCCTCTCAAAACGGAACACAATGGACGGTATTGGATACACAGACCAATCAGCTTTTTAGTCAACGCACCACGGCATATATATATACTATAAATAATAGTACCGCCTATAAGTTTTACCGCCTAGCAATAACCGAAAACAATGGCAATGACCTCTTTCAATTAGGTGAGTGGCGATTGCTGCTTAAATAG
- a CDS encoding DUF4959 domain-containing protein, with protein MFTSCKKKERFETQGNDSTPPGKVTLNEYKPLYGGARFFYTLPKDEDLLGVEAVYTKSDGKSFTFMSSYFVDSLDVYGFGSINEYKVQLFAVDRAGNRSEPLDVTVTPLEPAYSRVASTIEAKPGFSSFFLDWTNELEQNINVYVDYEFKLNGENRKLTTVFSSNTPTDRKFINDLVLGTNEKVKVGVRVEDLYGNITETISKGELTLLEDIEIPKQNWTLPSPDDSIGGVPMVFGNGLEGRNSKVIDGMIDKGDNLNFMHTAGRGRTGRSADGNMPWNFIIDLGAHYQISRIITVQRHSGGLQNVSRGQYYRYENVGIYKIYVWDDAKNEWEFVTENKVLEPQGLTELEFVKKGEAGDMAYMYPDNPQYTKPTRWFRYEAVKGFGGDYTLDDANCLSEITLFGKKAN; from the coding sequence GTGTTTACAAGCTGCAAGAAAAAAGAAAGGTTTGAAACACAGGGCAACGACTCTACCCCTCCGGGCAAGGTTACCCTTAACGAGTACAAGCCGCTGTATGGAGGTGCGCGTTTCTTTTATACGCTGCCTAAAGATGAAGACCTGCTTGGAGTAGAGGCGGTATATACCAAATCCGATGGTAAATCATTCACGTTTATGTCATCCTACTTTGTAGATTCACTGGATGTATACGGGTTTGGCAGTATAAACGAATACAAGGTACAGCTTTTTGCTGTGGACAGGGCCGGCAACCGGTCGGAACCACTTGATGTTACAGTAACTCCGCTCGAACCTGCCTATTCCCGTGTAGCCAGTACTATCGAGGCAAAACCAGGTTTCAGTTCTTTCTTTCTCGACTGGACAAACGAGCTGGAGCAGAATATTAATGTGTATGTGGATTATGAATTTAAATTAAACGGGGAAAACAGAAAACTGACCACGGTCTTTTCTTCCAATACGCCAACGGACCGGAAATTTATTAATGACCTGGTCCTGGGCACAAATGAAAAAGTAAAAGTTGGTGTGCGGGTGGAAGATCTCTATGGCAATATAACCGAAACCATCAGCAAAGGAGAACTTACTTTGCTGGAGGATATAGAAATACCTAAACAAAACTGGACATTACCAAGTCCCGATGATTCTATTGGAGGCGTACCGATGGTTTTTGGAAATGGCCTGGAAGGCAGAAATTCTAAGGTGATTGACGGGATGATCGATAAAGGGGATAATCTGAACTTTATGCATACGGCCGGCAGGGGCAGAACAGGAAGATCGGCGGATGGTAATATGCCCTGGAATTTTATTATCGATCTTGGCGCGCACTACCAGATCAGCCGTATCATTACAGTACAACGCCACTCCGGTGGGTTGCAAAACGTCAGCCGGGGCCAGTATTACAGGTATGAAAATGTAGGGATATACAAGATTTATGTGTGGGACGATGCAAAAAATGAATGGGAATTTGTAACAGAAAATAAGGTACTTGAACCCCAGGGCTTGACCGAACTGGAATTTGTGAAAAAAGGCGAAGCCGGCGATATGGCATATATGTACCCCGATAATCCACAGTATACCAAACCTACCCGCTGGTTCCGGTATGAAGCTGTAAAAGGGTTTGGCGGAGATTATACATTGGATGACGCCAACTGCCTTTCGGAAATAACTCTGTTTGGTAAGAAAGCCAACTGA
- a CDS encoding RagB/SusD family nutrient uptake outer membrane protein — protein sequence MKVIKYITFFIILAAPASCKKYLDLVPDNTLKLENIFTLREDAWNALAKVYSYMPKDGDVHATTWTLGDEWIGRLDYNDNTGLLRAMRIMRGLQSQSSPQLGLWSGTQGGRPMYQAIRQADVFLANIDRVRDMTEVERSDWKAQVKMLKAYYMFLLVERYGPIVIPDKIAEPETPTEELFLPRSKVEDCFTYILNLINEAIPLLDERAGENEAGQIDQIVAKAIKARILFFRASPFFNGNREYYGDFVNEKGEPFFPQQYDNEKWKLAIDAINEAIAIAEANGKGLYTFDKVPYLYDRTAFDKNGANMQKLYDLRMLIVDPWNKEVVWGNSNIDYYGGGEIPHGSNMRLPEGYGDGVINNPGFSWQWLGATYQMAERYYTKNGLPIEEDLTFNMSTRQNITRTPGDGTSEYEPLRGIMQPNVETINLYLNREPRFYANLAITGGYWRTHTVRINTIMYANRDGGFNSSQHTTDYFATGIGVKKFVHPESQSGAWQRTVKYPYPIIRMADLYLMKAEALNEYSGPSAQVYEEINKIRRRAGIPDVQTVWANGSVCRTPGKHLTKEGLRDIILQERSVEFAFEGQHYWDMLRHKRAPAVFSAPIWGWNHAGTNGQDFFRLQVKQERRFTINDCLTPIDLNEMNTNGKLIQNPGW from the coding sequence ATGAAAGTTATTAAATATATCACCTTTTTTATAATACTTGCGGCTCCGGCATCCTGTAAAAAATATCTTGATCTGGTACCGGACAATACCCTAAAGCTGGAGAATATTTTTACGCTCCGGGAGGATGCCTGGAATGCTTTGGCAAAAGTGTACAGCTATATGCCTAAAGATGGAGATGTGCATGCAACCACCTGGACCCTGGGCGATGAATGGATCGGACGACTGGATTATAATGACAATACGGGTTTATTAAGAGCAATGCGGATCATGCGGGGCCTGCAATCGCAGAGTTCACCGCAATTGGGATTATGGTCGGGCACGCAGGGCGGCAGGCCTATGTACCAGGCCATCAGGCAGGCTGATGTGTTTTTGGCTAATATAGACAGAGTGCGGGATATGACCGAAGTAGAACGCAGCGATTGGAAGGCCCAGGTGAAAATGCTGAAAGCTTATTATATGTTCCTGCTGGTAGAGCGCTACGGCCCCATTGTGATACCCGATAAAATTGCTGAACCTGAAACACCCACAGAAGAGCTTTTTCTTCCCAGGTCAAAAGTAGAGGACTGTTTTACCTACATTCTAAACCTGATTAATGAGGCCATCCCGTTACTGGACGAAAGGGCCGGTGAAAATGAAGCAGGACAGATCGACCAGATTGTGGCAAAAGCTATAAAAGCACGTATCTTATTCTTCAGAGCCAGCCCGTTTTTTAACGGGAACAGAGAATACTATGGTGATTTTGTAAATGAAAAAGGCGAACCGTTTTTTCCGCAGCAGTATGATAATGAAAAATGGAAACTGGCAATTGACGCGATAAATGAAGCGATTGCAATTGCAGAAGCTAACGGGAAGGGGCTTTATACGTTTGACAAAGTGCCTTATCTATATGACAGGACTGCATTTGATAAAAACGGAGCCAATATGCAAAAGCTGTATGATCTCAGGATGCTGATCGTAGATCCCTGGAATAAAGAAGTGGTTTGGGGCAACTCCAATATCGATTATTATGGTGGCGGTGAAATTCCGCATGGTTCCAATATGCGGTTGCCCGAAGGGTACGGAGATGGGGTAATAAACAACCCGGGATTTTCCTGGCAATGGCTGGGGGCTACCTATCAAATGGCCGAACGTTACTACACCAAAAACGGGCTGCCTATTGAAGAAGATCTTACCTTTAATATGAGCACCCGACAAAATATCACCCGCACACCGGGAGATGGAACATCCGAATATGAACCGCTGAGAGGTATCATGCAGCCCAATGTGGAAACCATTAATCTTTATTTGAACCGGGAACCCCGTTTTTACGCAAACCTGGCCATAACAGGGGGGTATTGGAGAACACATACCGTAAGGATAAATACTATAATGTATGCGAATCGTGATGGCGGCTTTAACTCTTCTCAGCATACTACCGATTATTTCGCTACAGGAATAGGTGTTAAAAAGTTTGTACATCCCGAATCGCAATCCGGTGCCTGGCAACGAACGGTTAAATATCCCTACCCGATCATCCGGATGGCTGATCTTTACCTGATGAAAGCTGAAGCATTAAATGAATATTCGGGTCCCAGCGCTCAGGTATATGAGGAAATAAACAAAATACGTCGCAGGGCGGGCATTCCCGATGTACAAACAGTCTGGGCGAATGGAAGTGTGTGCCGTACCCCGGGTAAACATTTAACTAAAGAAGGGTTAAGGGATATCATCCTGCAGGAGCGTTCGGTTGAATTTGCTTTTGAGGGCCAGCATTATTGGGATATGCTAAGACATAAAAGAGCACCGGCTGTATTTTCGGCGCCAATCTGGGGCTGGAATCATGCTGGCACCAATGGTCAGGACTTTTTCAGATTGCAGGTAAAACAGGAGCGCAGGTTTACGATTAACGACTGTTTGACCCCAATTGATTTGAATGAAATGAATACAAACGGGAAATTGATTCAAAACCCGGGTTGGTAA
- a CDS encoding SusC/RagA family TonB-linked outer membrane protein — translation MKVIGVLLFICCYGVSYGQTKTISGVVKNATDNAPLAGVTVSVIKAPATATTDDNGEFKINATIGDTLLFTFIGKNEHKEVVGEKSILNILMYDATSGMEEVTVVAFGKQKKASVVGAITTVNTKDLRVPASNLTSAFAGRIPGLISYQNTGEPGADNAQFFVRGVTTFGYQAAPLILIDGFESSTDNLARLLPDDIESFSIMKDALATSLYGARGANGIIIVNTKTGKEGKIAVNARIDVNVATPTRKVKMLDGVQYMRLYNEARVSRDPALGTFYSEQKIQSTANGENPMIYPNIDWQKELFKNSTTNTKANINLGGGGQVATYYVSFGMDKETGLLKVDPRNNFNNNIDISRWLIRSNVIFKLTPTTKLDTRIQGRFEGYKGPFISASDLFRNVMNSNPVDFPAYYEPDSANLFTEHILFGSTFVNGGLKVNPYAQMVRGYDERNESTITAQATLMQDLDFIVKGLKFQGKASATTWNKYTGTRSYFPYLYELDSYNQVTRAHTLFPLNPTTGQAYLGDVNPSRDGDALYYFEARFNWDKIIGKHNISLMTVGMWQNKLLTAGNSTSIYETLPERNMGNSGRANYTYDNRYFLEFAYAYNGSEKFTGAQRFGFFPSVGGGWMVSNEDFWEPYKDVISTLKLRGSWGLVGNDAIAGRSGRFFYLSDVAYSTNIFNDGYRWGESFMNAYPGFLIRRYANPNITWEQSEKWNAGLELNLFKESLKTTIDFFKDNRRNIYMPRQNFPATAGLEAAISGNVGEVASKGIDASIDYTKSITADWYINLRANFTYATNKLVKIDEKDYPDKYLKRLGSNINQQWGLVAERLFVDDYEMKNSPVQDFGRYMAGDIKYKDINGDGVINDNDRVALGFPTVPEIQYGFGATIVYKTVDFNFFFNGNARTSFFIDATAESRGGGDPRDGIAPFANRRNALAIIGDDYWSETNPNVHAFWPRLSADPLENNMQQSSWWLRDGSFLKLRSVELGYTPNLSRWKIKSGSRFYVSTENPLIFSSFKLWDPEMGSRGLGYPPNRRFNIGFQLSL, via the coding sequence ATGAAAGTAATAGGAGTGCTTTTATTTATTTGCTGCTACGGGGTTAGCTATGGCCAAACGAAAACCATATCCGGTGTTGTTAAAAATGCAACTGATAATGCCCCGTTGGCCGGGGTCACTGTAAGTGTCATAAAGGCGCCGGCCACTGCCACTACCGACGATAATGGTGAGTTTAAAATTAACGCCACAATTGGGGATACGCTTTTGTTTACATTTATAGGTAAGAACGAACATAAGGAAGTGGTGGGCGAAAAAAGTATTCTGAACATATTGATGTATGATGCTACATCCGGAATGGAAGAAGTGACCGTTGTTGCCTTTGGTAAACAGAAGAAGGCCAGTGTTGTAGGTGCAATCACTACCGTAAACACCAAAGATTTAAGAGTGCCGGCATCAAACCTCACCAGTGCCTTTGCAGGACGCATTCCGGGTCTTATCTCTTATCAGAATACCGGCGAGCCGGGGGCTGACAATGCGCAGTTTTTTGTGCGGGGGGTAACTACCTTTGGATATCAGGCAGCGCCGCTTATTCTTATTGATGGATTTGAGTCTTCTACTGATAACCTGGCACGCCTGTTGCCCGATGATATCGAATCCTTCTCTATTATGAAGGATGCGCTGGCCACATCGTTGTACGGAGCTCGGGGGGCCAATGGAATAATCATAGTAAATACAAAAACGGGCAAGGAAGGAAAGATCGCTGTAAATGCACGGATAGATGTAAACGTTGCTACACCTACCCGGAAAGTAAAAATGCTTGATGGAGTCCAGTACATGCGGCTTTATAACGAAGCCCGTGTATCGCGGGATCCGGCGTTGGGTACCTTTTATTCCGAACAAAAAATACAGTCTACCGCTAATGGCGAAAACCCTATGATATACCCTAATATAGACTGGCAAAAAGAGCTGTTTAAAAACTCAACAACCAATACAAAAGCTAATATCAACCTGGGAGGCGGCGGGCAGGTGGCCACTTATTATGTATCATTTGGGATGGATAAAGAAACGGGCCTTTTAAAAGTAGACCCAAGGAATAATTTTAATAATAATATAGATATCAGCAGATGGTTGATCCGGTCGAATGTGATTTTTAAACTGACTCCCACAACAAAGTTGGATACCCGGATACAGGGACGGTTTGAAGGCTATAAAGGGCCGTTTATATCGGCAAGCGACCTGTTCAGAAATGTAATGAACAGTAATCCGGTTGATTTTCCAGCTTATTATGAGCCTGATTCGGCCAATCTTTTTACTGAGCATATTTTGTTTGGCAGCACTTTTGTAAACGGCGGGCTGAAGGTAAACCCGTATGCGCAAATGGTGAGGGGATATGACGAAAGAAATGAGAGTACCATTACAGCGCAGGCAACTTTAATGCAGGATCTGGATTTTATTGTAAAGGGTCTCAAATTTCAGGGAAAAGCATCTGCCACTACCTGGAACAAGTATACCGGCACGCGGAGCTACTTCCCGTATTTGTATGAATTGGACTCGTACAATCAGGTCACCCGGGCACATACACTTTTTCCGTTGAATCCGACAACCGGTCAGGCCTACTTAGGAGATGTAAACCCTTCGAGAGATGGCGATGCTCTTTATTATTTCGAAGCGAGATTTAACTGGGATAAAATAATCGGCAAACACAATATCTCTTTAATGACGGTGGGTATGTGGCAGAATAAGTTGCTTACTGCCGGTAACAGCACATCTATTTACGAAACACTTCCAGAGCGGAATATGGGTAACTCAGGTCGTGCCAACTATACCTACGATAACCGTTATTTTCTGGAGTTTGCCTATGCGTATAATGGCTCGGAAAAATTTACCGGGGCACAGCGCTTTGGTTTTTTCCCGTCAGTAGGTGGTGGGTGGATGGTATCTAACGAAGACTTTTGGGAACCTTACAAAGATGTGATAAGCACCCTTAAGCTGCGTGGCTCCTGGGGCTTGGTGGGTAACGATGCCATTGCCGGCAGAAGTGGCCGTTTCTTTTATCTTTCAGACGTAGCGTACAGCACAAATATTTTTAATGATGGCTACCGCTGGGGCGAATCGTTTATGAATGCTTATCCGGGCTTTTTGATCCGGCGTTATGCCAATCCCAATATTACCTGGGAACAATCGGAAAAATGGAATGCAGGGTTGGAACTGAACCTGTTTAAAGAGTCCTTAAAAACCACGATCGATTTCTTTAAGGATAACAGACGGAATATTTATATGCCCCGGCAGAATTTTCCGGCAACAGCAGGTCTGGAAGCCGCCATCAGTGGGAATGTTGGCGAAGTGGCGTCAAAGGGGATCGATGCATCGATTGATTATACCAAGAGCATTACTGCGGATTGGTACATCAACCTGAGAGCCAACTTTACCTATGCTACCAATAAACTGGTAAAAATTGATGAAAAGGATTACCCCGACAAATACTTAAAACGACTGGGCAGCAATATTAATCAGCAGTGGGGACTGGTGGCGGAAAGACTGTTTGTTGATGATTACGAAATGAAGAACTCGCCGGTGCAGGATTTCGGAAGATATATGGCAGGGGATATAAAGTATAAGGATATTAACGGGGACGGTGTGATTAATGATAACGACAGGGTGGCACTTGGGTTCCCGACCGTCCCCGAAATACAATACGGGTTTGGTGCTACCATTGTGTATAAAACGGTTGATTTTAATTTTTTCTTCAACGGTAATGCCCGCACGTCATTTTTTATTGATGCTACCGCGGAAAGCAGGGGGGGCGGTGATCCCAGAGACGGTATTGCGCCATTTGCAAACCGGAGAAATGCGTTGGCGATAATTGGCGATGATTACTGGAGCGAGACCAACCCCAATGTACACGCGTTTTGGCCCCGGCTTTCTGCCGATCCGCTTGAAAATAATATGCAGCAATCCTCGTGGTGGCTGCGCGATGGTTCTTTTTTAAAATTAAGGTCGGTGGAGCTGGGCTATACACCCAATCTCAGCCGGTGGAAAATAAAATCAGGTAGCCGGTTTTACGTGAGTACCGAGAATCCGTTAATATTCAGTTCGTTTAAACTATGGGATCCGGAAATGGGGAGCAGGGGCCTGGGGTATCCGCCTAACAGAAGATTCAATATCGGGTTTCAATTATCATTATAA
- a CDS encoding DUF3823 domain-containing protein — protein sequence MKRLYYIILNSVLLAGIFSCTKIDNYDEPKETLKGRVVDVATGEPVLTDQGSEGTRVRMRELSWTAANPENLDFFCMKEGVFQNTKVFKGTYNVRVDGAFIPLVRLNDNGDTIANESKTLDIKGVTELEFKVQPFLKLEWVGTPSVANGKITATVKVTRAVSPADFKAKIGPMGNYSDAELDEMLQVTDVRLFVSQVPYVGYREWDNRYSVINEYSGNDFEALLGQPITITTQETIPSGRTVFIRAAARINYATENIKRHNYNAAARVDIP from the coding sequence ATGAAAAGATTATATTATATCATTTTGAACAGTGTTTTACTTGCGGGAATCTTTTCCTGCACAAAGATCGATAATTACGACGAGCCCAAAGAAACGCTGAAGGGAAGGGTAGTGGATGTAGCTACCGGGGAACCGGTGCTGACCGATCAGGGAAGCGAGGGCACAAGGGTGCGGATGCGGGAACTGAGCTGGACCGCCGCCAACCCGGAAAATCTTGATTTCTTCTGTATGAAGGAAGGGGTCTTTCAGAATACAAAAGTTTTTAAAGGAACTTACAATGTAAGAGTGGACGGAGCCTTTATCCCCCTGGTACGATTAAATGATAACGGAGACACCATTGCCAATGAATCAAAAACACTGGACATAAAAGGCGTGACAGAGCTGGAATTTAAAGTACAGCCTTTCCTTAAACTTGAATGGGTGGGCACGCCATCAGTGGCCAACGGAAAAATCACTGCTACGGTGAAAGTGACCCGGGCGGTAAGTCCGGCCGATTTTAAAGCCAAGATCGGGCCTATGGGAAACTACAGCGATGCCGAACTGGATGAAATGCTGCAGGTGACGGATGTGCGGCTGTTTGTAAGCCAGGTGCCCTATGTCGGGTACCGCGAATGGGATAACCGGTATTCTGTGATCAACGAATATTCGGGAAATGATTTTGAGGCCCTCCTGGGACAACCGATCACCATTACAACGCAGGAGACCATTCCTTCGGGACGGACGGTATTTATACGCGCTGCGGCACGTATAAATTATGCCACGGAAAATATCAAACGGCATAATTATAATGCAGCAGCACGTGTGGATATCCCCTAA
- a CDS encoding RagB/SusD family nutrient uptake outer membrane protein, protein MRIKYFTYALLSLFCLVSSCKKFLDIPPKNIVEEEELFSSPKGMILYLSRMYSQMPFEDFKYSPARQFFDDWLVTPGTNEGSSLGRDAGEAMTSEGWARNGAYWVRGFNLLRDANILLDTLPKYKSNFSEAEFNQYNGEAYFARAMVFYALAKRYGGVPLVTKVLKYPESPAAELEIPRSSEEETWNQVLADFDKAAEFLPEASPVKGYANKYVALAFKSEAMLFAGSVAKYNEITGFGQKTKVRVIGFDAQSEVAAKKYFTEAYKAASAIVKSGKYSLYKKTWAANNKEAQYQNMVDMFFDASSPENIYTKDYKFPDLAHGFDSYNIPRQLMGGSGYSAGNCPTLDFVELFDGIPKNPNGTIKVLDANGKYVLYDKVTDLFANAEPRLRAYVILPGDVFKKEEIEIRRGIFTGPVTGGIAPLRTVNGSTNYSIAGPQTYNQVDAYTAKGAFAGNKSLFLSQNGTTHEVVKLLNGTEMNGGGKSGPFGNSDMTAAFTGFTIRKWLNPNMPQSLVLEGRSEQSFILMRYAEVLLNAAEAAAELMLAGEKSYEGDDLQTVAYNAIKDIRERAGADPLVSAGDILGAPGLKVIRKERRKELAFENKILWDIRRWRTQHSDMLNGFTQADGAYYRGLYPFYSSVANKYFFDAGFEEARKRFRFTEPEYYFLIPSDEVNKSPVIDQQPGR, encoded by the coding sequence ATGAGAATAAAATATTTTACATATGCATTGCTGAGTCTTTTTTGTTTAGTCAGCTCCTGTAAAAAATTCCTGGATATTCCGCCAAAGAATATTGTGGAAGAAGAGGAGTTGTTTTCTTCTCCAAAAGGGATGATACTGTATCTATCCCGGATGTACAGCCAGATGCCTTTTGAAGATTTTAAATATTCTCCGGCCCGCCAATTCTTCGATGACTGGCTGGTAACCCCTGGAACCAACGAAGGCTCTTCATTGGGACGGGATGCGGGTGAGGCCATGACCTCTGAAGGATGGGCCCGCAACGGTGCATATTGGGTGAGGGGCTTTAATTTGTTGAGGGATGCAAACATTCTTCTGGATACACTGCCAAAGTATAAGTCCAATTTCAGCGAAGCTGAATTTAATCAGTATAATGGCGAAGCTTATTTTGCCCGGGCTATGGTATTTTATGCATTGGCGAAAAGATATGGCGGGGTTCCCCTGGTAACAAAAGTGCTGAAGTATCCGGAGAGCCCGGCGGCAGAACTGGAAATTCCCCGTTCCAGCGAAGAAGAAACCTGGAACCAGGTGCTGGCAGATTTTGACAAAGCCGCGGAATTCCTGCCGGAGGCCAGTCCTGTAAAAGGATATGCCAATAAATACGTGGCGCTTGCCTTTAAATCGGAGGCCATGTTGTTTGCCGGCTCTGTGGCAAAGTACAATGAAATCACCGGCTTTGGACAAAAAACCAAGGTACGGGTGATCGGTTTTGATGCCCAATCGGAAGTGGCCGCAAAGAAATATTTTACAGAAGCGTATAAAGCGGCAAGCGCTATAGTAAAATCGGGAAAATATTCTTTATACAAAAAGACATGGGCAGCCAATAATAAAGAAGCGCAATACCAGAACATGGTGGATATGTTCTTTGATGCATCCAGCCCCGAAAACATTTATACCAAGGATTATAAGTTCCCGGACCTGGCACATGGGTTTGATTCGTATAATATTCCGCGCCAGTTGATGGGAGGAAGCGGTTATTCCGCTGGTAATTGCCCTACGCTTGACTTTGTCGAATTGTTTGACGGGATTCCCAAAAATCCCAACGGAACCATAAAGGTGCTGGACGCTAACGGGAAGTATGTGCTGTATGATAAGGTAACGGATCTTTTCGCCAATGCAGAACCAAGATTACGTGCCTATGTGATCCTGCCGGGGGATGTGTTTAAAAAGGAAGAGATCGAAATTCGCCGTGGCATTTTTACCGGACCGGTAACGGGTGGTATTGCCCCGTTGCGCACGGTGAACGGAAGCACCAACTATTCGATCGCCGGTCCGCAGACCTATAACCAGGTAGATGCCTATACTGCAAAGGGGGCCTTTGCCGGTAACAAATCACTGTTTCTCTCACAGAATGGCACCACACATGAAGTGGTGAAGCTGCTCAACGGAACGGAGATGAATGGCGGAGGTAAAAGTGGTCCCTTTGGCAACTCGGATATGACCGCCGCTTTTACCGGGTTCACCATCCGCAAATGGCTGAACCCGAATATGCCGCAATCACTGGTGCTGGAAGGAAGATCAGAACAGTCATTCATCCTGATGCGGTATGCCGAGGTGTTGCTGAATGCGGCGGAAGCAGCGGCAGAGCTGATGCTTGCCGGTGAAAAATCCTATGAAGGAGATGACCTGCAGACGGTTGCTTACAATGCCATTAAAGACATCCGTGAAAGAGCAGGCGCAGATCCGCTGGTGAGTGCGGGTGATATCTTGGGCGCTCCGGGATTGAAAGTGATCCGTAAGGAACGCCGGAAAGAACTGGCATTTGAAAATAAGATCCTCTGGGACATCCGCAGGTGGCGCACCCAGCACTCGGATATGCTGAACGGCTTTACACAGGCGGATGGTGCTTATTACAGAGGATTATATCCGTTTTACTCATCTGTGGCCAATAAGTACTTCTTTGATGCCGGTTTTGAGGAAGCCCGCAAGCGCTTCCGGTTTACAGAACCGGAATATTATTTCCTGATTCCTTCTGATGAAGTAAATAAAAGTCCGGTTATCGATCAGCAACCCGGCCGGTAA